A single region of the Thunnus maccoyii chromosome 10, fThuMac1.1, whole genome shotgun sequence genome encodes:
- the LOC121905324 gene encoding sialic acid-binding Ig-like lectin 14, protein MELKLWFSLLFLHVIHDAQSSRGLWTADVPTKIPALQGSCVVIPCTYTYPKPASKLLNRWRGFWRKGNKIVATNLPKWKLNEEYKKRTQFLGNLKTRNCTMLLDGIRKSDVGPFYFRIEMPQYKSYSYTKNMVSIEVLRDPQPPSLSVKVDDDKVTASCSVSHSCPSIPPEFSWSRSGIVTRRSKKLNKWKWETMSTLTFQPRPSDFNKHLNCTVLYRGGKQAKNSTILQTW, encoded by the exons ATGGAGCTGAAGCTTTGGTTTTCCCTCCTGTTCTTACACG TGATCCATGATGCCCAGTCCTCTCGTGGCCTCTGGACAGCAGACGTACCAACAAAGATTCCTGCCCTGCAAGGCTCCTGTGTGGTCATTCCCTGTACCTACACTTACCCCAAGCCTGCTTCAAAGTTACTGAACAGGTGGAGAGGATTCTGGAGAAAAGGGAATAAGATAGTCGCAACCAATCTCCCCAAATGGAAACTGAACGAGGAGTACAAAAAGCGAACCCAGTTTTTGGGAAATCTGAAAACACGCAACTGTACCATGCTGCTGGACGGTATCAGGAAGTCTGATGTTGGTCCGTTTTATTTCAGGATTGAAATGCCACAATACAAAAGCTACTCCTACACAAAAAACATGGTCTCCATTGAGGTTCTAC GTGATCCGCAACCACCGTCTCTGTCTGTGAAGGTGGATGATGACAAGGTCACTGCCTCCTGCTCCGTGTCTCACTCCTGCCCATCTATTCCCCCTGAATTTTCCTGGAGTCGCTCTGGAATTGTCACCCGCCGATCCAAGAAGCTGAATAAATGGAAGTGGGAAACGATGTCAACCCTGACCTTTCAACCTCGACCCTCTGACTTCAATAAGCATTTAAACTGCACAGTGCTGTACAGAGGAGGGAAGCAGGCGAAGAACTCCACAATTCTTCAAACATGGTGA
- the LOC121905299 gene encoding sialic acid-binding Ig-like lectin 14 isoform X1, which produces METLFLFLFLKVIQAEALSWTLQVPSSVKGLPGSCVVIPCSYNYPDPRKTVTQFTGTWHEDTNKLIYHPVASEITQQYQGRTELLGDVRQKNCSLKIDPLQQSDRGPFHFRIEIGNYDIFSYLQNKVSITMITEPNPINFSVKEEVEEGVKVSASCSVSHSCPASPPVFTWSHSGQEHFQPQQLENGQWEATSTLTFQPTRTDNNKPLQCTVTYKGGQHQKTSKVLNVKYAPVNVKVEYKSNVKEGEDVRLKCTSDAHPASNFEWRSDTGAQLHKGNLYMLKNVSRHTGALYCIAINKMGQGRSSPVQLNVSYAPEIRNDSSCYYCVVNNTVGNANITLTLPDKSEIPTLYFAIASGAAAAILVILIVMAVVKKCRGRSGGVPPSQMQTMTAHKTVAVPNYSTTPRKEMCYDDEQYPSNDHIYGNMETEWTTNDDAIYTNA; this is translated from the exons ATGGAAactctgtttctcttccttttcctgAAAG ttattCAAGCTGAAGCCTTGTCTTGGACGCTTCAGGTGCCATCTTCAGTTAAAGGCCTCCCTGGATCCTGTGTGGTGATTCCCTGCTCATATAACTACCCTGATCCGAGGAAGACGGTCACTCAATTCACTGGGACTTGGCATGAGGACACAAATAAGCTTATCTATCACCCTGTTGCCTCTGAAATCACGCAGCAGTATCAAGGTCGAACCGAGCTGCTGGGAGATGTCAGACAAAAGAACTGTTCACTGAAGATTGATCCTCTTCAACAAAGTGACCGTGGGCCTTTTCATTTCAGGATCGAAATTGGAAActatgacattttttcttaccTGCAGAACAAAGTCTCCATTACAATGATAA CTGAACCAAATCCCATCAATTTCTCTGTgaaagaggaagtggaggaagGCGTAAAGGTGTCTGCGTCCTGCTCTGTGTCTCACTCCTGCCCCGCCTCTCCCCCTGTCTTCACCTGGAGTCACTCTGGACAAGAACATTTCCAACCACAGCAGCTTGAAAATGGCCAGTGGGAAGCAACGTCCACGCTGACCTTTCAACCCACCCGCACTGATAACAACAAGCCTTTACAATGCACCGTAACATACAAGGGAGGGCAGCACCAGAAAACATCCAAGGTCCTCAACGTAAAAT ATGCCCCTGTGAACGTGAAGGTTGAATACAAGTCAAATGtaaaggagggagaggatgtGAGGCTGAAATGCACCAGTGATGCTCACCCTGCCAGCAACTTTGAGTGGCGAAGTGACACTGGTGCTCAACTGCACAAGGGAAACCTCTACATGCTGAAAAACGTCTCCAGACACACAGGTGCCCTGTATTGTATTGCCATCAACAAAATGGGACAGGGCAGATCAAGCCCTGTTCAGCTCAACGTGTCAT atGCCCCTGAGATTAGGAATGACTCTTCCTGCTACTACTGTGTGGTAAACAACACGGTGGGCAATGCCAACATCACACTAACTTTACCGGATAAAA GTGAGATACCGACTCTTTATTTTGCCATCGCCAGTGGAGCTGCAGCTGCGATTTTGGTGATACTAATAGTGATGGCAGTGGTTAAGAAATG TAGGGGGAGATCTGGAGGTGTGCCACCATCTCAAATGCAGACCATGACAGCACACAAAACTGTGGCGGTCCCCAACTACTCTACAACACCAAG GAAAGAGATGTGCTATGATGATGAACAGTACCCTAGCAATGATCATATATATGGCAACATGGAG ACTGAATGGACAACAAACGATGATGCAATATACACCAATGCATAA
- the LOC121905319 gene encoding sialic acid-binding Ig-like lectin 10: protein MTKHHNLFWVTLTMKLQPLVELSLILILASYAKGEGWTVNVTKTIHAKLGDNVTIPCTFTYPKKNHTKEPELYWKLRRISNYDKYDKQNNSIYLYHPNEIHVEETYRGRTKLIGNSSNGNCSLKIFNITDNEPEIYLRIIAHDKYSFIKNPVSINVSGATPVTFNPETTPELTSGPMYAAIFVSAAAALIIIFVIGFFLSRHKREQSLTREDSGYYANFSRASSNQATRKELCKKQDNKELPDLKTFDDPVYINMEAPAGQMDQHVDQSVDHTDNIYANMDYHK, encoded by the exons ATGACAAAGCACCACAACCTCTTCTGGGTCACTCTCACA ATGAAGCTGCAGCCCCTGGTTGAGCTTAGTCTCATTTTGATCCTGGCCTCTTATGCAAAAG GTGAAGGCTGGACAGTTAATGTCACCAAAACAATTCATGCAAAATTGGGTGATAATGTGACCATACCATGTACGTTTACATATCCGAAAAAGAACCACACAAAAGAGCCTGAGCTTTACTGGAAATTGCGTAGGATAAGTAACTATGACAAGTACGACAAGCAGAACAATTCCATATACCTTTATCACCCAAATGAAATACATGTGGAAGAGACGTACAGAGGAAGGACCAAGCTCATTGGAAACAGCAGTAATGGAAACTGCTCCCTCAAGATCTTCAACATCACGGATAATGAGCCAGAGATCTATTTAAGAATTATTGCACATGACAAGTATAGTTTCATAAAGAACCCTGTCTCCATTAATGTGTCTG GTGCTACACCAGTCACCTTTAACCCAG AGACCACACCCGAACTGACTTCAGGACCAATGTATGCCGCCATCTTTGtatcagctgctgcagctctgatcattatttttgtcattggattttttttatccaggCACAAAAG AGAACAATCTTTAACCAGGGAGGATTCTGGATATTATGCAAATTTTAGCAGAGCGTCGTCAAACCAGGCCACAAG aaAAGAATTGtgcaaaaaacaagacaacaaagaACTACCTGACCTGAAGACATTCGATGACCCTGTCTACATCAACATGGAG GCCCCAGCAGGTCAGATGGACCAACATGTGGATCAAAGTGTGGATCATACAGACAATATATATGCAAATATGGATTATCATAAATAG
- the LOC121905296 gene encoding sialic acid-binding Ig-like lectin 14 — METLFLFLFLKVIQAEASSWTLQVPSSIKGLPGSCVVIPCSYNYPDPRKTVTQFTGIWQEDTNKLIYHPVASKIMQQYQGRTELVGDVRQKNCSLKIDPLQQSDRGPFHFRIEIGNYESFSYLQNKVSITMITEPNPINFSVKEEVEEGVKVSASCSVSHSCPASPPVFTWSHSGQEHFQPQQLENGQWEATSTLTFQPTRTDNNKPLQCTVTYKGGQHQKTSKVLNVKYAPVNVKVEYKSNVKEGEDVRLKCTSDAHPASNFEWRSDTGAQLHKGNLYMLKNVSRHTGALYCIAINKMGQGRSSPVQLNVSYAPEIKNVSSCSSEGDMVKCICIVESKPSSMVHFLLSNRVLSSTKVEIHGPVSIGTLQANLGSFRFIHCVANNTVGNANITLTFPDKSQIPTLAIAGGAAAAILVILIVVAVVKKCRGRSGGVPPSQMQTMTTHKTVEVPHYSTTPRKEMCYDDEQYPSNDHIYGNMETEWTTDDDAIYANA; from the exons ATGGAAactctgtttctcttccttttcctgAAAG ttattcAAGCTGAAGCCTCGTCTTGGACGCTTCAGGTGCCATCTTCAATTAAAGGCCTCCCTGGATCCTGTGTGGTGATTCCCTGCTCATATAACTACCCTGATCCGAGGAAGACGGTCACTCAATTCACTGGGATTTGGCAGGAGGACACAAATAAGCTTATCTATCACCCTGTTGCCTCTAAAATCATGCAGCAGTATCAAGGTCGAACCGAGCTGGTGGGAGATGTCAGACAAAAGAACTGTTCACTGAAGATTGATCCTCTTCAACAAAGTGACCGTGGGCCTTTTCATTTCAGGATCGAAATTGGAAACTATGAAAGTTTTTCTTACCTGCAGAACAAAGTCTCCATTACAATGATAA CTGAACCAAATCCCATCAATTTCTCTGTgaaagaggaagtggaggagggTGTAAAGGTGTCTGCGTCCTGCTCTGTGTCTCACTCCTGCCCCGCCTCTCCCCCTGTCTTCACCTGGAGTCACTCTGGACAAGAACATTTCCAACCACAGCAGCTTGAAAATGGCCAGTGGGAAGCAACGTCCACGCTGACCTTTCAACCCACCCGCACTGATAACAACAAGCCTTTACAATGCACCGTAACATACAAGGGAGGGCAGCACCAGAAAACATCCAAGGTCCTCAACGTAAAAT ATGCCCCTGTGAATGTGAAGGTTGAATACAAGTCAAATGtaaaggagggagaggatgtGAGGCTGAAATGCACCAGTGATGCTCACCCTGCCAGCAACTTTGAGTGGCGAAGTGACACTGGTGCTCAACTGCACAAGGGAAACCTCTACATGCTGAAAAACGTCTCCAGACACACAGGTGCCCTGTATTGTATTGCCATCAACAAAATGGGACAAGGCAGATCAAGCCCTGTTCAGCTCAACGTGTCAT atGCCCCTGAGATTAAGAACGTCTCTTCCTGCTCCTCAGAGGGGGATATGGTGAAGTGCATCTGCATTGTAGAATCCAAGCCCTCCAGCATGGTCCATTTTTTGCTTTCTAACAGAGTCCTGTCAAGTACCAAGGTAGAAATCCATGGACCTGTTTCCATCGGGACTCTGCAGGCAAACTTGGGATCATTTAGATTCATCCACTGTGTGGCAAACAACACGGTGGGCAATGCCAACATCACACTAACTTTTCCGGATAAAA GTCAGATACCGACTCTTGCCATCGCCGGTGGAGCTGCAGCTGCGATTTTGGTGATACTAATAGTGGTGGCAGTGGTTAAGAAATG TAGGGGGAGATCTGGAGGTGTGCCACCATCTCAAATGCAGACCATGACAACACACAAAACTGTGGAGGTCCCCCATTACTCTACAACACCAAG GAAAGAGATGTGCTATGATGATGAACAGTACCCTAGCAATGATCATATATATGGCAACATGGAG ACTGAATGGACAACAGATGATGATGCAATATACGCCAATGCATAA
- the LOC121905299 gene encoding myelin-associated glycoprotein-like isoform X2: protein METLFLFLFLKVIQAEALSWTLQVPSSVKGLPGSCVVIPCSYNYPDPRKTVTQFTGTWHEDTNKLIYHPVASEITQQYQGRTELLGDVRQKNCSLKIDPLQQSDRGPFHFRIEIGNYDIFSYLQNKVSITMITEPNPINFSVKEEVEEGVKVSASCSVSHSCPASPPVFTWSHSGQEHFQPQQLENGQWEATSTLTFQPTRTDNNKPLQCTVTYKGGQHQKTSKVLNVKYAPVNVKVEYKSNVKEGEDVRLKCTSDAHPASNFEWRSDTGAQLHKGNLYMLKNVSRHTGALYCIAINKMGQGRSSPVQLNVSYAPEIRNDSSCYYCVVNNTVGNANITLTLPDKSEIPTLYFAIASGAAAAILVILIVMAVVKK, encoded by the exons ATGGAAactctgtttctcttccttttcctgAAAG ttattCAAGCTGAAGCCTTGTCTTGGACGCTTCAGGTGCCATCTTCAGTTAAAGGCCTCCCTGGATCCTGTGTGGTGATTCCCTGCTCATATAACTACCCTGATCCGAGGAAGACGGTCACTCAATTCACTGGGACTTGGCATGAGGACACAAATAAGCTTATCTATCACCCTGTTGCCTCTGAAATCACGCAGCAGTATCAAGGTCGAACCGAGCTGCTGGGAGATGTCAGACAAAAGAACTGTTCACTGAAGATTGATCCTCTTCAACAAAGTGACCGTGGGCCTTTTCATTTCAGGATCGAAATTGGAAActatgacattttttcttaccTGCAGAACAAAGTCTCCATTACAATGATAA CTGAACCAAATCCCATCAATTTCTCTGTgaaagaggaagtggaggaagGCGTAAAGGTGTCTGCGTCCTGCTCTGTGTCTCACTCCTGCCCCGCCTCTCCCCCTGTCTTCACCTGGAGTCACTCTGGACAAGAACATTTCCAACCACAGCAGCTTGAAAATGGCCAGTGGGAAGCAACGTCCACGCTGACCTTTCAACCCACCCGCACTGATAACAACAAGCCTTTACAATGCACCGTAACATACAAGGGAGGGCAGCACCAGAAAACATCCAAGGTCCTCAACGTAAAAT ATGCCCCTGTGAACGTGAAGGTTGAATACAAGTCAAATGtaaaggagggagaggatgtGAGGCTGAAATGCACCAGTGATGCTCACCCTGCCAGCAACTTTGAGTGGCGAAGTGACACTGGTGCTCAACTGCACAAGGGAAACCTCTACATGCTGAAAAACGTCTCCAGACACACAGGTGCCCTGTATTGTATTGCCATCAACAAAATGGGACAGGGCAGATCAAGCCCTGTTCAGCTCAACGTGTCAT atGCCCCTGAGATTAGGAATGACTCTTCCTGCTACTACTGTGTGGTAAACAACACGGTGGGCAATGCCAACATCACACTAACTTTACCGGATAAAA GTGAGATACCGACTCTTTATTTTGCCATCGCCAGTGGAGCTGCAGCTGCGATTTTGGTGATACTAATAGTGATGGCAGTGGTTAAGAAATG A